A single window of Sulfitobacter sp. JL08 DNA harbors:
- a CDS encoding SURF1 family protein, translating to MRRWVFLLTFGLIGAAILIGLGTWQLQRLDWKQGVLADIDSRITANPVAVPATPYPATDKYLPVQAQGTILPGEAHVLVSIKDVGPGYRIIAPYELADGRRILLDRGFVRDAAKNNTRTTGPISVRGNLHWPDEVDSYTPAPDLAGNTWFARDVPALAQVLGTDPVLLIARTISEPNPSVTPLPVDSAGIPNDHLQYAITWFSLAAIWLAMTFFFMRSMRSKPES from the coding sequence ATGCGCCGTTGGGTGTTCTTGCTGACGTTCGGGTTGATCGGGGCCGCGATCCTGATCGGGCTTGGCACCTGGCAACTTCAGCGGCTCGACTGGAAACAGGGTGTGCTGGCTGACATTGACAGCCGGATTACAGCAAACCCGGTGGCGGTGCCTGCCACACCCTATCCCGCAACTGACAAATACCTGCCGGTGCAGGCGCAGGGCACAATCCTGCCGGGCGAAGCGCATGTGCTGGTGTCGATCAAGGATGTCGGGCCGGGATACCGCATCATTGCACCCTATGAACTGGCCGATGGCCGCCGCATCCTGCTGGATCGCGGCTTTGTCCGCGATGCCGCCAAAAACAACACCCGCACAACAGGGCCGATCAGCGTCAGAGGCAATCTGCACTGGCCGGACGAGGTTGACAGCTACACGCCCGCGCCCGATCTGGCAGGCAATACATGGTTTGCCCGCGATGTGCCCGCGCTGGCGCAGGTACTGGGCACCGACCCTGTATTGTTGATTGCGCGCACCATTTCGGAACCGAACCCTTCTGTAACGCCTTTGCCGGTCGACAGTGCTGGCATTCCAAACGATCACTTGCAATATGCCATCACGTGGTTTTCGCTGGCCGCCATCTGGCTGGCGATGACCTTCTTTTTCATGCGCTCGATGCGCTCAAAACCGGAAAGCTGA
- a CDS encoding cytochrome c oxidase subunit 3 produces MAHEKNHDYHILNPSIWPLLGSLGGFAMLFGAVLWMHDVTPFLFLAGLAAVLYVMFGWWSEVVAESRVGDHTPVVRIGLRYGFILFIMSEVMFFAAWFWSFFKHALYPMNEYVGSTYVPAEFYQVNAFELPLINTLLLLLSGCAVTWAHHALVHEDNRKDVINGLALAIVLGVLFTAVQAYEYYHLLVDKDWQFGGDKFFSNFFMATGFHGAHVIIGTIFLAVCMFRAMKGHFTAEKHVGFEAAAWYWHFVDVVWLFLFFAVYIWGI; encoded by the coding sequence ATGGCGCACGAAAAAAACCACGATTACCACATTCTGAACCCCTCGATCTGGCCATTGCTCGGATCGCTGGGTGGCTTTGCCATGCTTTTTGGTGCGGTCCTCTGGATGCATGATGTTACGCCGTTCCTGTTTCTCGCGGGGCTTGCGGCTGTGTTGTACGTGATGTTCGGCTGGTGGTCGGAAGTGGTGGCAGAAAGCCGCGTCGGGGATCACACCCCGGTTGTGCGGATCGGCCTGCGCTACGGCTTTATCCTGTTTATCATGTCCGAAGTGATGTTCTTTGCCGCATGGTTCTGGTCGTTCTTCAAACATGCGCTTTATCCGATGAACGAATATGTCGGGAGCACCTATGTTCCTGCGGAATTCTATCAGGTGAACGCGTTTGAACTGCCACTGATCAACACGCTTCTGCTGCTGCTTTCGGGCTGTGCGGTCACATGGGCGCACCATGCGCTTGTCCACGAAGACAACCGCAAGGATGTCATCAACGGTCTGGCACTGGCCATTGTTCTGGGTGTGCTGTTCACCGCCGTGCAGGCCTATGAATATTATCACCTTCTGGTCGACAAAGACTGGCAGTTCGGCGGCGACAAGTTCTTTTCGAACTTCTTCATGGCCACAGGCTTTCATGGCGCGCACGTGATCATCGGTACGATCTTTCTGGCGGTCTGTATGTTCCGTGCGATGAAGGGCCACTTTACGGCGGAAAAGCATGTCGGCTTTGAAGCGGCGGCCTGGTACTGGCACTTTGTGGATGTGGTGTGGCTGTTCCTGTTCTTTGCGGTCTACATCTGGGGCATCTGA